From the genome of Fusobacterium varium, one region includes:
- the purH_2 gene encoding Bifunctional purine biosynthesis protein PurH, translating into MLRSAAKSFKDVVVISDTADYETVMKEMEAGEVTFETKKRLAGKVFNLTSAYDAAISQFLLGDEMPKYLNASYEKLMDLRYGENPHQKAAYYVSTTDTGAMKDFEQLNGKELSFNNLRDMDIAWRTVCEFTEPTCCGLKHSTPCGAAIGKNVYEAYTKAYECDPVSIFGGIVALNKEVDADTAREMVKIFLEIVIAPSFTDEALEILKTKKNLRVIKCKHIPQDKINMVKVDGGLLIQDEDLSFTTDYEAVTEKAPTAEEMENLIFGMKIVKHVKSNAIVVVKDMMAVGIGNGETNRIWPTKQAIERAGDKIEGAVLASDAFFPFRDVVDECAKAGIKAIIQPGGSMRDQESIDACNEHGISMVFTGMRHFKH; encoded by the coding sequence ATGCTGAGATCTGCTGCAAAATCATTTAAAGATGTAGTAGTTATAAGTGACACTGCTGACTATGAAACAGTAATGAAGGAAATGGAAGCTGGAGAAGTAACATTTGAAACTAAAAAAAGACTGGCTGGAAAAGTATTTAATCTGACATCAGCTTATGATGCAGCTATATCTCAATTCCTATTAGGAGATGAGATGCCTAAATACCTAAATGCTTCTTATGAAAAATTAATGGACCTTAGATATGGAGAAAACCCTCACCAAAAAGCAGCTTACTATGTATCTACTACTGATACTGGAGCTATGAAGGATTTTGAACAGTTAAATGGAAAAGAACTTTCATTTAATAATTTGAGAGATATGGATATAGCTTGGAGAACTGTATGTGAATTTACAGAGCCTACTTGCTGTGGACTAAAACATTCTACTCCTTGTGGAGCAGCTATAGGTAAAAATGTTTATGAAGCTTATACAAAAGCTTATGAGTGTGATCCAGTATCTATATTTGGTGGAATAGTAGCTTTAAACAAAGAAGTAGATGCAGATACAGCTAGAGAAATGGTAAAAATATTCTTAGAAATTGTTATAGCACCATCATTTACTGATGAAGCTTTGGAAATATTAAAAACTAAGAAGAATCTTAGAGTTATAAAATGCAAACATATACCACAGGATAAAATTAATATGGTAAAAGTAGATGGAGGGCTTCTTATTCAAGATGAGGATTTAAGCTTTACTACTGATTATGAAGCAGTTACTGAAAAAGCTCCAACTGCTGAGGAAATGGAGAACCTTATCTTTGGAATGAAAATAGTAAAACATGTAAAATCAAATGCTATTGTTGTAGTAAAAGATATGATGGCAGTAGGAATCGGAAATGGTGAAACTAACAGAATATGGCCAACTAAACAGGCAATAGAAAGAGCAGGAGATAAAATAGAAGGAGCCGTTCTTGCTTCTGATGCTTTCTTCCCATTCAGAGATGTTGTTGATGAATGTGCAAAAGCTGGAATAAAAGCTATCATTCAGCCAGGTGGATCTATGAGAGATCAGGAATCTATTGATGCTTGTAATGAACATGGAATTTCAATGGTATTTACTGGAATGAGACACTTCAAACACTAA
- the purD_2 gene encoding Phosphoribosylamine--glycine ligase: MKILVVGSGGREHAICWKVSQNKNVEKVFCAPGNGGTATLPKGENVNIKGIDELLAFAVKENIDLTIVGSEELLVDGIVDKFQEKGLKIFGPDKKAALLEGSKAYAKDFMKKYGVKTAAYEIFTCPEKAKEYIKTCEFPLVVKASGLAAGKGVLICQNLDEALKAVDEIMVDKVFSSAGEQIVVEEFLDGVEASILSVTDSKVILPFISAKDHKKIGEKETGLNTGGMGTIAPNPYVTKEVYDAFITGIMNPTLEGIKAEGMNFAGVIFFGLMINEKGVYLLEYNMRMGDPETQVVLPLLESDFVELLESGLEGKLDKADVKWSNKSACCVVLASGGYPEAYKKGYTITGIEKADNMVFVAGAKLENGELLTNGGRVLNVVAVGNNLEEARVKAYADAEKIEFTDKCYRKDIGVLYR, translated from the coding sequence ATGAAAATATTAGTAGTTGGCAGCGGTGGAAGAGAACATGCTATCTGCTGGAAAGTAAGCCAGAATAAAAATGTGGAAAAAGTTTTCTGTGCTCCTGGTAATGGAGGAACTGCAACACTTCCAAAGGGAGAAAATGTAAATATAAAAGGAATAGATGAACTTTTAGCATTTGCTGTAAAAGAAAATATAGATCTTACTATTGTGGGAAGTGAAGAACTTCTTGTAGATGGAATAGTAGATAAATTTCAGGAAAAAGGACTTAAAATATTTGGGCCAGATAAAAAAGCTGCTCTTTTGGAAGGATCAAAAGCATATGCAAAGGATTTTATGAAAAAGTATGGAGTAAAAACTGCTGCCTATGAAATATTTACCTGCCCTGAAAAAGCAAAAGAATATATAAAAACTTGTGAATTTCCATTAGTTGTGAAGGCCAGTGGACTTGCAGCAGGAAAAGGAGTTCTTATCTGCCAGAATTTAGATGAGGCTCTGAAAGCTGTAGATGAGATTATGGTAGATAAGGTATTCAGCAGTGCAGGAGAACAAATAGTTGTTGAAGAATTTCTAGATGGTGTGGAAGCTTCTATATTATCAGTAACAGATTCTAAGGTTATACTTCCTTTTATATCTGCTAAAGATCATAAAAAGATAGGAGAAAAGGAAACTGGACTGAACACTGGAGGAATGGGAACAATAGCTCCTAACCCTTATGTCACAAAAGAAGTATATGATGCTTTTATTACAGGAATTATGAATCCTACTTTAGAAGGTATCAAAGCTGAAGGAATGAATTTTGCAGGAGTTATCTTCTTTGGGCTTATGATTAATGAAAAAGGAGTATATCTTCTTGAATATAATATGAGAATGGGAGATCCTGAAACTCAAGTAGTTCTTCCATTATTGGAATCAGACTTTGTTGAACTTCTTGAAAGTGGTTTAGAAGGGAAATTAGACAAGGCTGATGTAAAGTGGAGTAATAAGTCAGCTTGTTGTGTAGTTCTTGCTTCTGGTGGATATCCTGAAGCTTATAAAAAAGGATATACAATTACTGGAATAGAAAAAGCAGATAACATGGTTTTTGTAGCTGGAGCTAAACTTGAAAATGGAGAACTTCTGACTAATGGTGGAAGAGTATTAAATGTAGTAGCTGTAGGAAATAATCTGGAAGAGGCAAGAGTGAAAGCTTATGCAGATGCTGAGAAGATAGAATTTACAGATAAATGCTACAGAAAAGATATTGGAGTACTATATAGATAA
- a CDS encoding carboxylate/amino acid/amine transporter, whose protein sequence is MKTEAKSSYFSKGTVIFTLAMVYCIFGGSAFPSIKLGYTLFNIKSGATATIILFAGLRFTLAGIATIVTGSLIHKSFLFPAKSNFFKIAFLGFIRTTVFYSLMYLGLAGTSGIKASVINGTNLVFAMLASCFIFRQEKFTTIKCIAGLLCFSAIVLLNLDGDFTFSFTFRGEGLLLLSAVVFGLSDCITKIFSTNENAVTLSGWQFLIGGSLLLLIGIGLGGRLHIENIEAFFILFYLVFVSSITFVTWGILLKYNPISKIVGYKAMEPIFETLLSAIVLSEYHSLGFQTIAALALVCTGITLLNYYNK, encoded by the coding sequence ATGAAAACTGAAGCTAAATCATCATATTTTTCAAAAGGGACAGTTATATTTACTCTGGCAATGGTATATTGCATTTTTGGTGGCAGTGCCTTTCCTAGTATAAAACTGGGTTATACCCTTTTTAATATTAAATCTGGTGCTACTGCTACTATCATCTTATTTGCTGGATTACGTTTCACATTAGCAGGCATAGCTACTATAGTTACTGGAAGCCTTATACATAAATCTTTTTTATTTCCAGCTAAAAGTAATTTTTTCAAAATAGCATTTTTAGGATTTATCCGTACTACTGTTTTCTATTCATTGATGTATTTAGGACTTGCTGGTACAAGTGGAATTAAAGCTTCTGTTATAAATGGAACTAATCTAGTTTTTGCCATGCTGGCTTCTTGTTTCATTTTCCGTCAGGAAAAGTTTACAACAATAAAATGTATTGCTGGACTACTATGTTTTTCAGCTATTGTACTTCTGAATTTAGATGGTGATTTCACTTTTTCTTTCACTTTCAGAGGAGAGGGGCTGCTGCTTTTAAGTGCAGTAGTATTTGGTCTTTCAGATTGTATAACTAAAATATTTTCAACAAATGAAAATGCTGTTACCTTGAGTGGCTGGCAGTTTTTAATAGGAGGTTCTCTCCTTTTACTTATAGGAATTGGACTGGGAGGAAGACTGCATATTGAAAATATTGAAGCCTTTTTCATTCTCTTCTATCTGGTATTTGTTTCTTCAATTACATTTGTAACTTGGGGAATACTTCTAAAATACAATCCTATATCAAAGATAGTAGGTTATAAAGCTATGGAGCCTATATTTGAAACTCTGCTGTCTGCCATAGTTCTTTCAGAATATCATAGTCTTGGATTCCAGACTATTGCTGCTCTTGCTCTTGTGTGTACAGGAATTACACTTTTAAACTATTATAATAAATAA
- a CDS encoding Major Facilitator Superfamily, giving the protein MLQIPLLIIETFLFKILLPESLSEEKRIKGKIDFKKIMKIIDIEKGKDILTFPIIVFFIGVILTEFSRVGFNNSFNFYIKSALNLPPSYNGGIMGMIGVLGLFANLTINMWLANKFDLRKIFPVILFSNSIMGIFILLFSSKIFIFFLFSVLFYIFNAIYVPIQQSLFTKGQSSNYGLLSGYFNSAKSFGMITGSLFTGFIYEINKLLPFLAVTIIMFLAGISYTYNYFQYKKTES; this is encoded by the coding sequence ATGCTTCAAATACCTCTTCTTATTATTGAAACTTTTTTATTTAAAATTCTTCTTCCAGAAAGTTTAAGTGAAGAAAAAAGAATAAAAGGAAAGATAGATTTTAAAAAAATAATGAAGATAATAGACATAGAAAAAGGAAAGGATATTCTTACTTTTCCCATTATAGTATTTTTTATTGGTGTTATACTTACAGAATTTTCCAGAGTTGGTTTTAATAACAGCTTTAACTTTTATATAAAGTCTGCCCTTAATCTTCCACCTTCATATAATGGAGGAATAATGGGAATGATAGGTGTTCTTGGACTTTTTGCTAATCTTACCATCAATATGTGGCTTGCTAATAAATTTGATTTAAGGAAAATTTTCCCTGTGATACTTTTTTCAAACAGTATTATGGGTATATTTATTCTTTTATTCAGTTCTAAAATATTTATCTTTTTTCTATTTAGTGTATTGTTTTATATATTTAATGCTATATATGTACCTATACAACAGTCACTATTTACAAAAGGGCAAAGTAGTAATTATGGGTTATTGTCAGGATATTTTAATTCAGCTAAATCTTTTGGAATGATAACTGGTTCATTATTTACTGGATTTATATATGAGATAAATAAACTTTTGCCTTTTTTAGCAGTTACAATAATTATGTTTTTAGCTGGTATATCATATACTTACAACTATTTCCAATACAAAAAAACTGAATCATAA
- the purF gene encoding Amidophosphoribosyltransferase precursor, whose translation MNCTEMMLAKDKMEEECGVFGVYSKTQKEVSQLTYYALYALQHRGQESAGITVSNNGELITYKGMGLTADVFTQETLNNLKGNAAIGHVRYSTTGESKIENAQPLESRFKLGQIAVAHNGNLTNTKVIRELLEDGGATFTSTTDSEVIIKMVARKAMNGFEEAIRSTVGAIKGAYALVILADNKLIGVRDPYGIRPLCLGMNDEGDYFLASESCAIDSIGGHLIRDVEAGEMVIIDESGVKSIRYAENNKVAPCSFEHIYFARPDSIIDGINVYEARVKAGRLLAKQMKVEADIVIGVPDSGIPAAIGYAEESGIPYAMGLIKNKYIGRTFIKPTQALREQAVMVKLNPLRVQLEGKRVVIIDDSLVRGTTSKILIDIIRRAGAKEVHFRSASPAVKYSCFYGIDTAHREELIAARMTVDEIRKEINADTLDYLSMDNMIKSLNCKDYCVGCFNGVYPMCTPTEE comes from the coding sequence ATGAACTGCACAGAAATGATGTTAGCAAAGGACAAAATGGAAGAGGAATGTGGAGTTTTTGGAGTATACAGTAAAACTCAAAAAGAAGTTTCACAATTAACTTACTATGCCCTATATGCTCTTCAACACAGAGGACAGGAAAGTGCAGGAATAACTGTTTCAAATAATGGAGAATTAATAACATATAAAGGTATGGGGCTTACAGCTGATGTATTCACACAGGAAACTTTAAACAACTTAAAAGGAAATGCAGCTATTGGTCATGTGAGATACTCTACTACTGGTGAAAGCAAAATAGAAAATGCACAGCCTTTGGAAAGTAGATTTAAACTAGGACAGATAGCAGTTGCTCACAATGGAAATCTGACAAATACTAAAGTAATAAGAGAATTGCTAGAAGATGGAGGGGCTACATTCACATCTACTACTGATTCAGAAGTTATAATAAAAATGGTAGCAAGAAAAGCTATGAATGGCTTTGAAGAAGCAATCAGAAGTACAGTTGGAGCAATAAAAGGAGCTTATGCCCTTGTAATACTGGCAGATAATAAACTTATTGGAGTAAGAGATCCATATGGAATCAGACCTTTATGTCTTGGAATGAATGACGAGGGAGATTATTTCCTTGCTTCTGAATCTTGTGCTATAGATTCTATAGGGGGACATCTAATAAGAGATGTAGAAGCTGGAGAAATGGTAATTATAGATGAATCAGGAGTTAAATCAATCAGATATGCTGAAAATAATAAAGTGGCACCTTGTTCATTTGAACATATTTATTTTGCCAGACCTGATAGTATTATTGATGGAATAAATGTATATGAAGCAAGAGTAAAAGCTGGTAGACTTTTAGCTAAACAGATGAAAGTGGAGGCTGATATTGTTATTGGAGTACCAGATTCTGGAATACCAGCTGCCATTGGATATGCTGAAGAGAGTGGAATCCCATATGCAATGGGACTTATTAAAAATAAATATATAGGAAGAACATTTATTAAACCAACTCAGGCTTTAAGAGAACAGGCTGTAATGGTAAAACTTAATCCATTAAGAGTACAGCTTGAAGGAAAAAGAGTAGTAATCATTGACGATTCTCTAGTTAGAGGAACAACAAGTAAAATACTTATTGATATCATTAGAAGAGCAGGAGCTAAGGAAGTTCATTTCAGATCAGCTTCTCCAGCAGTTAAATATTCTTGTTTCTATGGAATTGATACAGCTCATAGAGAGGAACTTATAGCTGCCAGAATGACAGTAGATGAAATCAGAAAAGAGATAAATGCAGATACATTAGATTATTTATCAATGGATAATATGATAAAATCATTAAATTGCAAAGATTATTGTGTAGGATGCTTCAATGGAGTATACCCTATGTGCACACCAACAGAAGAGTAA
- the purE gene encoding N5-carboxyaminoimidazole ribonucleotide mutase, producing the protein MKVAIIFGSKSDTDKMKGAANCLKEFGIEYSAHVLSAHRVPEKLEETLEKLEKDGYEVIIAGAGLAAHLPGVIASKTVLPVIGVPIEAAFNGMDALLSIVQMPKSIPVATVGVNNSYNAGMLAVQMLSLKCPELREKLVKFRKDMKAKFIADNETGVEL; encoded by the coding sequence ATGAAAGTTGCCATAATATTTGGTAGTAAATCAGACACAGATAAAATGAAAGGAGCAGCTAACTGCTTAAAAGAGTTTGGGATTGAGTATTCTGCTCATGTTCTTTCTGCTCACAGAGTACCAGAAAAATTAGAAGAAACATTGGAAAAATTAGAAAAAGATGGATATGAAGTAATAATTGCAGGAGCTGGGCTGGCTGCCCATCTTCCTGGAGTTATAGCTTCTAAAACTGTACTTCCTGTAATAGGAGTACCAATAGAAGCTGCTTTTAATGGTATGGATGCACTTCTTTCAATAGTACAAATGCCTAAATCTATTCCTGTAGCAACAGTTGGAGTTAATAACTCATATAATGCTGGAATGCTTGCAGTACAAATGCTTTCTTTAAAATGTCCTGAATTAAGAGAAAAACTTGTAAAATTTAGAAAGGATATGAAGGCAAAATTTATAGCTGATAATGAAACTGGGGTAGAGCTATAA
- the purN gene encoding Phosphoribosylglycinamide formyltransferase, protein MFKIAVLVSGGGSNLQSIIEKSKSGELACEVACVIGDRECYGVERAAEQGITSCVLDRKVFKKELCREIDRVVSEKEVDLIVLAGFLSIIDEEFVEKWKGKIINIHPSLLPKFGGPGMYGIKVHEAVLAAGEKESGCTVHYVDNGVDSGEIIFQVKVPVMEGDTAEILQKRILVEEHKLLPKSISKIISER, encoded by the coding sequence ATGTTTAAGATAGCAGTATTAGTATCAGGAGGAGGAAGCAATCTTCAATCTATAATAGAGAAGTCAAAAAGTGGAGAATTAGCTTGTGAAGTAGCTTGTGTCATTGGAGATAGAGAATGTTATGGAGTGGAGAGAGCAGCTGAACAAGGGATAACAAGCTGTGTTCTTGATAGAAAAGTTTTTAAAAAGGAGTTATGCAGGGAGATAGACAGAGTTGTTTCTGAAAAAGAAGTGGATCTTATTGTTCTTGCAGGATTTCTATCTATAATTGATGAAGAATTTGTAGAAAAATGGAAAGGAAAGATAATTAATATCCACCCATCACTTCTTCCTAAATTTGGAGGACCTGGAATGTATGGAATAAAAGTACATGAGGCAGTTCTTGCAGCAGGAGAGAAGGAAAGTGGTTGTACAGTTCATTATGTAGATAATGGTGTGGACAGTGGAGAGATAATTTTTCAAGTAAAGGTTCCTGTAATGGAAGGAGATACAGCTGAAATTCTTCAAAAAAGAATATTAGTAGAAGAACACAAACTTTTACCAAAATCTATTTCTAAAATAATATCAGAAAGATAA
- the purH_1 gene encoding Bifunctional purine biosynthesis protein PurH, with protein MKRALISVFDKNGILEFANFLVKHGVEIISTGGTYKHLKENGVPVIEVAEVTGAPEMLDGRVKTLHPVIHGGILAIRDNAEHMATIKERGISTIDMVVVNLYPFFKK; from the coding sequence ATGAAAAGAGCATTGATATCAGTTTTTGATAAGAATGGTATATTAGAATTTGCTAACTTTTTAGTTAAACATGGAGTAGAAATAATTTCAACAGGTGGAACATATAAACATTTAAAAGAAAATGGAGTACCTGTAATAGAAGTTGCTGAAGTTACTGGAGCGCCTGAAATGCTTGATGGAAGAGTAAAAACTCTTCACCCAGTTATTCACGGTGGAATACTTGCTATAAGAGATAATGCAGAACATATGGCAACTATCAAAGAAAGAGGAATATCAACTATTGATATGGTAGTTGTAAATCTTTATCCTTTCTTTAAAAAGTAA
- the ywaC gene encoding GTP pyrophosphokinase ywaC gives MSDLLDKDQFFKDFCIDEEYFESTGLVWNELVKIYENYNKLVPYLEKEAEHIVSKLIDVPNVHSVRRRVKKPEHLIEKIIRKGNKYVSRGISVSTYKNIVTDLIGIRVLHLFKDDWRGIHDEIMKLWEIRETPQINIRRGDYNVAQLQESISELNCEIVVRDHGYRSVHYLIGIPVTRHDEILVEIQVRTVFEEAWSEIDHLMRYPYDVDNPIITEYLGIFNRIVGSADEMGTFIKNMKSQFTVHQGEDTHYRELDNKFK, from the coding sequence ATGTCTGACTTATTGGATAAAGACCAGTTTTTCAAGGACTTCTGTATTGATGAAGAGTATTTTGAATCTACAGGATTGGTCTGGAATGAATTAGTAAAGATATATGAAAATTATAATAAGCTTGTTCCTTATCTTGAAAAAGAAGCAGAACATATAGTATCAAAACTTATAGATGTACCTAATGTACACTCAGTAAGAAGAAGAGTAAAAAAACCTGAACATCTTATAGAAAAAATAATACGTAAAGGAAACAAGTATGTAAGTCGAGGAATCTCTGTATCAACATACAAAAATATAGTGACAGACCTCATAGGTATAAGAGTTCTCCATTTGTTCAAAGACGATTGGAGAGGAATACATGACGAAATAATGAAATTATGGGAAATAAGAGAAACTCCTCAGATAAATATAAGGCGTGGAGATTATAATGTAGCTCAGCTTCAAGAAAGTATTTCTGAACTAAATTGTGAAATAGTAGTAAGGGATCATGGTTATCGTTCTGTACATTATCTTATTGGAATTCCTGTAACAAGACATGACGAAATCCTTGTAGAAATACAAGTTAGAACAGTTTTTGAAGAAGCTTGGAGCGAAATTGACCATTTAATGAGATATCCATATGACGTTGACAATCCTATAATTACAGAATATCTAGGAATCTTCAATAGAATTGTAGGAAGTGCTGACGAAATGGGAACTTTTATCAAAAATATGAAATCGCAATTTACCGTACATCAGGGAGAGGACACTCACTATAGAGAACTTGATAATAAATTCAAATAG
- the purC_2 gene encoding Phosphoribosylaminoimidazole-succinocarboxamide synthase, with the protein MSAQKKEFIYEGKAKQVYSTDDENLVIIHYKDDATAGNGAKKGTIENKGIMNNKITAMLFEMLEKNGIKTHLVEVLNDRDQLCQKVKIFPLEVIVRNVIAGSMAKRVGVEEGTKPVNTIFEICYKNDAYGDPLINDHHAVALGLATYEELAEIYRITGQINDLLKNAFDKIGITLVDFKIEFGKNSKGEILLADEITPDTCRLWDKETGMKLDKDRFRRDLGGIEEAYIEVLKRLGAE; encoded by the coding sequence ATGTCTGCACAAAAAAAAGAATTTATTTATGAAGGAAAAGCTAAACAAGTATATTCAACTGATGATGAGAATCTAGTTATTATTCATTACAAAGATGATGCAACAGCTGGAAATGGAGCTAAAAAAGGAACTATAGAAAACAAAGGAATAATGAATAATAAAATAACTGCTATGTTATTTGAAATGCTTGAAAAGAATGGAATTAAAACTCATTTGGTAGAAGTGCTTAATGATAGAGATCAACTTTGCCAAAAAGTAAAAATATTTCCACTGGAAGTAATTGTAAGAAATGTTATAGCTGGATCAATGGCTAAAAGAGTAGGAGTAGAAGAGGGAACTAAACCTGTAAATACTATATTTGAAATCTGCTATAAAAATGATGCTTATGGAGATCCATTAATTAATGACCACCATGCAGTTGCATTGGGACTTGCTACTTATGAAGAGTTAGCTGAAATTTATAGAATAACTGGACAAATCAATGATTTATTAAAAAATGCTTTCGACAAAATTGGAATTACTCTAGTTGACTTCAAAATAGAATTTGGTAAAAACAGCAAAGGAGAAATTCTTCTTGCAGATGAAATTACTCCAGATACTTGCAGATTATGGGATAAAGAAACTGGTATGAAATTAGATAAAGACAGATTTAGAAGAGATTTAGGTGGAATTGAAGAAGCATATATAGAAGTCTTAAAAAGATTGGGGGCTGAATAA
- a CDS encoding multidrug resistance protein, producing MSDRKGRVTVIRICMIGYAFGQFGFATCNTLPFILLFRFIGGIFSGGFLVTALAYISDMTEGHERTKNLSFFAAMVTLAVSAGFL from the coding sequence TTGAGCGACAGAAAAGGACGAGTTACAGTTATAAGAATATGTATGATAGGCTATGCCTTTGGGCAGTTTGGTTTTGCTACTTGCAATACTCTTCCTTTTATCCTGCTCTTTAGATTTATTGGTGGTATATTTTCAGGTGGATTTTTGGTAACAGCACTTGCATATATATCTGATATGACTGAAGGACATGAGCGAACTAAGAATCTGTCTTTTTTTGCAGCAATGGTTACTCTTGCAGTGTCAGCAGGATTTTTATAG
- the purM gene encoding Phosphoribosylformylglycinamidine cyclo-ligase, whose translation MAISYKEAGVDKEEGYKAVELMKKAVAKTQNSSVLNGLGSFGAMYELGKYENPVLVSGTDGVGTKLEVALTSKKYDTVGIDAVAMCVNDVLCHGAQPIFFLDYLACGKLDAEVAAELVSGVAEGCYQAGAALIGGETAEMPGFYKVGDYDIAGFCVGAVEKSKIVNGSTTSEGDILIAIPSSGVHSNGFSLVRKVITDYTKDFNGKPISETLLTPTKIYVKPVLAVLEKYNVKGMAHITGGGLPENLPRTISEGHQPVVFKDKLRVLDIFKYIQKEGEIPENEMFGTFNMGVGFVLVVDPKDKEGVIEELAKHGEEAFEIGYVQKGEKGLCLR comes from the coding sequence ATGGCAATTTCTTATAAAGAAGCTGGAGTAGATAAAGAAGAAGGTTATAAAGCAGTAGAACTTATGAAAAAAGCAGTAGCTAAGACTCAAAACAGCAGTGTACTTAATGGACTTGGAAGTTTTGGAGCTATGTATGAATTAGGAAAATATGAAAATCCTGTATTGGTTTCTGGAACTGATGGGGTAGGAACAAAACTTGAAGTAGCATTGACATCAAAAAAATATGATACAGTTGGAATAGATGCTGTGGCTATGTGTGTAAATGATGTACTTTGTCATGGAGCACAACCTATATTCTTCTTGGATTATCTGGCTTGTGGAAAATTAGATGCTGAAGTGGCTGCTGAACTTGTTTCAGGAGTTGCAGAAGGATGCTATCAGGCAGGAGCTGCACTTATAGGTGGAGAAACTGCTGAAATGCCTGGATTCTATAAAGTGGGAGATTATGATATTGCTGGTTTTTGTGTAGGAGCAGTAGAAAAGTCTAAAATAGTAAATGGAAGCACTACTTCTGAAGGAGATATTCTTATAGCTATACCATCTTCTGGAGTACATAGTAACGGATTCTCATTAGTAAGAAAAGTAATAACTGACTATACTAAAGATTTTAATGGAAAGCCTATAAGCGAAACTCTTTTAACACCTACAAAAATATATGTTAAACCTGTATTAGCCGTGTTAGAAAAATATAATGTAAAAGGAATGGCTCATATAACTGGAGGAGGTCTTCCTGAAAATCTTCCTAGAACTATAAGCGAAGGTCATCAGCCTGTAGTTTTTAAAGATAAATTAAGAGTTCTTGATATATTCAAATATATTCAAAAAGAGGGAGAAATTCCTGAAAATGAAATGTTTGGTACATTCAACATGGGAGTAGGATTTGTTCTAGTAGTAGACCCTAAAGATAAAGAGGGAGTAATAGAAGAATTAGCAAAACATGGAGAAGAGGCTTTTGAAATAGGATATGTTCAAAAGGGAGAGAAAGGCCTATGTTTAAGATAG